The Mobula birostris isolate sMobBir1 chromosome 7, sMobBir1.hap1, whole genome shotgun sequence region TACATTCCAGAATAAATAGTCTCTACTTGTAACTTAAGGAGAGACTAGTcttgcaacatccttgtgaatcttttcagaTTCCCCCTCTCCTTTAATCATGGGCTTCCTGCACGTAGCTTGGTGACCAGAAAGGCACACAAAATTGCAGCTGTAGTATCACCAACACTCTATACAGTTGCAACATGATACACCAAGTCTAGTACTCAGTGCTTTGTCAGATGAAAACAAGAATGCCATATCCACAGTACTGTAAATGGCAATGAGGTTCACTCCATGATAAGCCCAAGACTTTTGCCAGTACTGTACTTCTACGCTGGGTCTCAgctccacaacactccccaggggcCTGTTGTTCAGAGTgtaagtcctgccctggtttaactttcCTAAATGCTTTCCTGTCTCACCCTTCAGTAACTTACCCATCATTGATGTTAGGCTCACAGGATGGTAGTTCAGAGGATGTGCTCTCCAATGCATTGATAAAATTGTGAAAATATTAAGCGACGATGAAAGGTTACACAAACTCCTTTTGAGTAGCCTGATAGCAGAATGCTGCACGTGGTAGAGACTTGATGTTAAAAACAAAATGATAGAAATGTTCTGCAGGTCAGAAAGCGTAAGTATATAGTATTtaaatttacactcagtggccactttataagatgcacctgtacaccttctcgttaaatcaaatatctaatcagccaatcatgtggcagcaactcaatacataaaagcatgcaggcatgatcaagaggttcagctgttgttcagaccaaacatcagaatggggaagaaatgtgacccagtgactttgaccgtggaatgatcgttggtgcctggtttgactatctcagaaactgctgagatCTTAGCCTGACAGTATAGAGCAATAGaatcatagaatattacagcacagaaacaggctctttggggcatctagtccattccaacctgatctgcttagtcccatccacctgcacctggAACATATCCTTGTAAACCCCGTCCATCCACATGcatatccaaaattctcttaaattttgTAATTAAACTCACATCTACCACTTTCCCCGGCAGGTTACTTCTGCACTTGCAAAACCCTATGGGTGAAGGAGCTCTCTCTCAGATACCCCTtaaccatttcacctttcactctaaagTACCCGTGAACATTCACTATATTTTTAGACGTTAACACAGATACAGTAGAGTTTAATAAGTTAAATATATTGATGATTTCAAAAACTGCAAATTTACATGAAATAacaaattgtttgcatgattctcTAAAGAAAAATAATGATCGATTATTTTAGAATATCCTTCTCAATTCATCTTGTGAACATTTGTTGAGATTTTTCGAAGTATTATTGATGCTGAATTTCTGACAATGCTTTTATGTCTTAAAGCAGAATAGCGCTCGGCAACATAAGAGACAGAAGACAAAATCCTATACAATGCATTGCTTTGGAAGGGATCAATTAATTCAAGTGGTTTAGTTGTACGTTTGTAAATATTGGGGTAAGCAACAATAACATTCTCTTAATAGTCTTAATAAAAATATTGTATTAATTATTCAGTCATCATAAATCTGAGACCATGACAACTGGACTATGAATATTAATAATCCAATTTTTATCTTACTTCTGAGATGTGTTAGAAAAATGTGTCTTCATATTCAATAAGAAATTTAATTGAAATTGTATGAGATTAACCCTCACTATACATGTAAAATCAATATTCAAGGTCATTAAATGAGCTAATTGTTACAAAAGCTCATCTAGAATTTAGGGAAGGTATCTGCCTTTCCAAGCTGGCTaatggcatagtggcatcagtgctggacttcggagcgaagactcccgagttcgaatccagctggctcctgtGCACGCTTTCcacccatgctgggttgagcatcaagctagcaactcggccttgtaaaaataagaaagcctgctaaaaaaacgcagtcatgacggcgtcccgatgactccactcggagttaagtgctttcttctttcttcttcttctgcctTTCCTACACAGACTATCTATGATTGCAGACTCAACAATATGATTGATTTTCACCTGCCTTGGGGGAAATATAGATGGATCATAAATGCTTGCCATATCATGTGAACAAAAAAGGTTCAATAGAATATACTGTAACAAAAAACCTAAACCTAACTCCAAGGGTTTCCCTGCAGGAAATTTTcacacagtgaccactttatcaggtacacctgttcAATCATGCAAATCAGTcaatctaatcaaccaatcatgtggcagcaactcaatgaataaaagcatgcatatACGGTCAAGagactcagttgttgttcagaacgggggaagaaatgtgatctgtgactttgactgtggagtgattgttaggagccagacagggtggtttcagtatctcagaaactgctgatctcctggaatttccacgcacaacagtctctagagtttacagagaatggtgcaaaaaacagaggatcatctagtgagtggcagttctgtggacaaaaacacctgattaatgagagaggccagaggagaatggtcagagtgGTTTGAGCTgatggaaggtgacagtaactcaaataaccaagtaTTACAACAgaagtgtgcagaaaagcatctcggaatgcacaacatgtcaacccttgaagtggatggactacagcagcagaagaccatggagatacactcagtggctactttactaacttaataaaatggccactgaatgtagcTTTAAATTGTTCACTAGAAGTCAGACTTCAACATCAGAAATTTGTCTTAAAATATTAACAGTTGGGCAATGTTTGTTATAGTGTGTTTGTGATAGTCTATGTGGATTCACCCATTGAAACTAGCCCTCTATATTCCCTCTGAGAAAACAAGGCCATAACTGAGGCTTGTTAATATCTAGGAGCACAGTGGATGAAGCAGCATCAGTAAAGGGAaacagacagtcaacatttcaggacaagacccttcacctGAGAAGTCGAAGGGAAATAACCAGTGCGAAGAGGTGAGGGCATGGTGTAGGGCCAGAGCTGGAAAGCGATAGGTGGATTCagatggggggggtggaggagaaagGAAAAGTGGAAATAGCAACAGAGGCTGACAGGTGTCAAGTGGAGGTAATAACGGGCTGCAGGTGTTGGAACCTGTTACAAAAGGAAGGTGGAACTAAATAAAGAAGGTGGTGTAGGCAGATTGGGACAGCGGGGTGAGGGAACCCAACTGGAAGAGTTGGAGAGGGAATTCACTTGGATGAGTGTGAGAGATTACACCCAGATGGAAGAGTTGGAGAAGAGATCCAGTTGGAAGTGTTGGAATGGAGACCCAGTTGGAAGTGTTGGAGAGGGGATACACAGATGAAAGATTAGGAGAGGACACCCAGTTGGAAGAGTTGGAGATGGACCAAGTTggaagagtgtgagagaggggacacaGCTGGAAGAGTGTGATAGAAGGTTCCCAGTTGGAAAAGCTGGAGAGGGGACACAGCTGGAAGAGTGTGTGAGAGGGGACCCGGTTAGAAGAGTTGGAAAGGAGACATGGTTGGAAGGGTTGAAGAATGTGAGAGAAGGAATCCAGCTGGAAGAGTTGGAGAGGGGACTCGATTCGAAGGTTTGGAGAGGGAACTCAATTCAAAGGTTTGAAGAGGGAACTTGATTTGAAGGTTTGGAGAGGGGACTCGGTTGGAAGAATGTGTGAGAGGGAACTCAGTTGGAAGAGTTGGAGAGGAGACCCAGTTggaagagtgtgagagagggaatccAGCAGGAAGAATTGGAGAGGGGATCTGGCTGGAAGGTTTGGAGAGGGGATCTGGCTGGAAGGTTTGGAGAGGGGATTCGGCTGGACGATTTGGAGAGGAGACCCAGTTGGAAGGCTATATGGTGGGGAAAGAAACAGGGTCAGGGACCtgggaagttgggggggggggggaaagagagacTGGGAGTTTGGTGTGTGAGGATAgaccaggaggagagagaaagtgaCATAGTGGGAGAAGGTTAACTGAAACTGGAGAATTCAATCTTTATGCCCCAGGCAAAATATGGTGCTTGTCATCAGTTTTTATTTGCCACAGttaccagcatctgcactctTGTGTGTATCCAAGCTTGTGTTTCCAGTACTCatactgtgattttttttattagtAACTTTGTACCTTTTcctctttttcttctttatttctTCCTTTCCCCCAAACCAGTGTGCTTTCTGCTCCAACATACAacgtgctagaggaactcagcaaatcaggcagcatctatggagagaaatggacagtcaactcaggaacattacctcattagtcatattttttgcactattcatttattttgtaatttatactaGTTTGATGTCTTACACTGTAATTTCAGATCCTAtcagacagtgataataaacctgattctgattctgacattttgggtcaagactgtTCATCGGGACTTCCAGAACCAAAAGGTTAAATGtctgtttctctccacagatcTGCTGATGTCCTTCAGTATGTTGTGCATTGCTTCAGATCTCAGCACTTGTGGTATCTTGTGCCCCATGCTATCTCTAgaatatttctacagatgtactgtggagagcactctgactgctTGCATCACTGTCTTATATGGAGGGTCCAATGcccaggattgaaagaggctgcagaggttttTAGACTTCTCCATCACTCACAAGCTGccacaccattgaggacatcttcaaaagtcagTGCCTCAGGAAGTCAACAGCCAACGTTAAGGATCTTCATTAGCCAGGAttctcttttcactgctaccatcaggaaggaggtaaagaaaCTTGAAGACCCTCACAACGTTCCGTGTACAACTTCTTTCcctttgctatcagatttctgaacggtccatgaacccatcaacacttaCCTCGCAGTTCCTCTTTTGTCCtttttatttgttcatttttttgtaatttattgtaatttctCTACGTTTTGATCTATACCACTGCTACAAAAGAACGTATTTCAcgacttatgtcagtgataataaacgggattctgattctgacctgacTGTCAGATTTGCCTGTGTTTCGGCTACAGTAATGGAGGTGGGGGCATCCCAGAATCCCCCTCGGCAGTAAATTGCCTGTATAACATCCGCCGGGTGTTGTGCGGTACTCCCGCCTGTAGATGGCGGCATGCGAGGGCGAAACGCGTCCCCTCAGCATTTGCAGTGACAGTGACAGACGCTGCTGAAAGTTGAAAGTGGAACGAAGTGCTGCATGTAACCGTGGAAGCACTCGGAAGGGGATCGGGTGAGTGAATTTGCCTCACATTTCAGTCTGCTCCCGCTGCTTGCCAGTACGCCTGTTTGGGTTTTGCAGCGACCTGATGCCCTACCTGCATGCTGGTCTCCGAGCAGCTTGGAGAGGGCTCTCCCCTGCTCGGTACGCCACTCTGACCGCTTTGCAAGACCCTAAGGCCGGCGCCCTTGTCCTGAAGTCCCTATCCACCGATGTCTACGAGAACCTGGGGCTGGAGGACTGGCTGCACCAGTGCGTGGAGCCCCGGGACCGGGAGATGCTCCTGCTCTGGAGGAATAGCCCTGCCGTGGTCATCGGCCGCCACCAGAACCCCTGGCAGGAATGCAACTTGAAGCTCATGAGGCACAAGGGCGTCCAGCTTAGCCGCAGGAGAAGCGGGGGAGGCACAGTCTACCACGACCTGGGCAACATTAACGTGACCTTCTTTACCTCCAAGAAGCGATACGACAGGCGCGGCAACCTGGAACTGATCATCTCTGCCCTGAAGGGAATTCGACCTCACTTGGACATCATGGCCACCGACAGGCTGGATCTGCTGCTCAACCGCGCCTTCAAGATCTCGGGGACAGCCTCCAAGATCGGAAGGACCACTGCTTACCACCATTGCACCTTGCTTTGTAATTCAGATAGCTCCCTATTGTCCTCTGTGCTCTGCACTCCTCATCAGGGTCTGAAAAGCAATGCTACCCCTAGTATACCTGCCATTGTGAAAAACCTCCAGGAAGAGGATCCCACTCTCACTTGCGACATCTTGATGGATGCTATTGCAGCAGAATATTCAAGGCGCCATGGCCTCCAGAACCAAATCTTGTTCATAGACCCCAAAGACACATTGGTGCTGCCAGGAGTTGACAGGTTTACGCAAGAGCTTAAAAGCTGGGACTGGATCTATGGAAGAACCCCCACGTTTAATGTCTGTCACACCTTCTCTGTGGACCATAACTTATCAAAGGCAGAAGTTAAATTGAGTATGAATATCAACCGTGGCCGGATTGAAACCTGTAACATTGATGTCTTGTCTGACTGGCTGCCTTCGGAAATGTGTGACCAGTTGTCCACAGACCTCATCGGCAGCAAGTTTTGTCCCACTGAAACGATGGTTTTGGCAAATGCCCACTTAAGGGTTTGTCCCCAGGATAGTATACTCCATAATAAATGGAATATGCTTTGTGAGCAAGTTATGGCAATTATGTAATTTTTGGTCTGAATGATTGTAGAGGATATGTTGTACATCTGGATAGACTTGAATTTAACACAGCTGAAACTGCAAGCTGTTAGCTTGAATCTAGAGAGGGTTTGTTCTATTTTTTAACTCTTACTCAAAGATGAATTTTACCAGAACATTTTCTCTTTTATACTCCACTTTATTAAATTAAATAtgaaaatacactcaatgaccgctttattgggtacaggaatGAACCTGATGTGGTCTTCTGTCTCTGtcacccatctacttcaaggttcaacgcaTTGTGTTCAGAGAGACTGCTCTTCACTCCACTGTAGTAACaagtggttatctgagttactgtctccttcccgttagcttgaaccagtctggtcattctctaacctctctcattaatgtgGCATTTTCGCCcagagaactgccactc contains the following coding sequences:
- the lipt1 gene encoding lipoyl amidotransferase LIPT1, mitochondrial; amino-acid sequence: MPYLHAGLRAAWRGLSPARYATLTALQDPKAGALVLKSLSTDVYENLGLEDWLHQCVEPRDREMLLLWRNSPAVVIGRHQNPWQECNLKLMRHKGVQLSRRRSGGGTVYHDLGNINVTFFTSKKRYDRRGNLELIISALKGIRPHLDIMATDRLDLLLNRAFKISGTASKIGRTTAYHHCTLLCNSDSSLLSSVLCTPHQGLKSNATPSIPAIVKNLQEEDPTLTCDILMDAIAAEYSRRHGLQNQILFIDPKDTLVLPGVDRFTQELKSWDWIYGRTPTFNVCHTFSVDHNLSKAEVKLSMNINRGRIETCNIDVLSDWLPSEMCDQLSTDLIGSKFCPTETMVLANAHLRVCPQDSILHNKWNMLCEQVMAIM